One Desulfobulbus propionicus DSM 2032 DNA segment encodes these proteins:
- the yedE gene encoding YedE family putative selenium transporter, whose protein sequence is MRGKNVFATRWGIVGVGAIIGILAAFLQKFGNPANMGICVACFERDIAGSLGLHRAEVVQYLRPEIIGFVLGALIAAYLAKEFRPRVGSAPIVRFVLGAFAMIGALVFLGCPWRAALRLAGGDGNALLGLAGLTFGIWIGTLLLKRGYTLGRTHSTHAAVGWIMPLIMLGFLALLLIAPQPEGQAKSEFLFYSLKGPGSMHAPLWVSLAIGVGIGILAQRSRFCTMGAIRDGLLFGHTHLLSGFVSLIFFAWVTNMLLGQFHPGFTGQPIAHNQHVWNFAGMSLAGLAFSLAGGCPGRQLFLAGEGDGDAAVFVLGMIVGAGFAHNFGLASTPNGIGPHGIAAVVVGLAVCLFIGLTMRNKNA, encoded by the coding sequence ATGAGAGGGAAGAATGTGTTCGCCACCAGGTGGGGCATCGTCGGCGTGGGTGCCATCATCGGCATCCTGGCGGCCTTTCTGCAGAAATTTGGCAATCCCGCGAACATGGGAATTTGCGTGGCCTGCTTCGAACGAGACATTGCAGGCTCGTTGGGCCTGCACCGGGCGGAAGTGGTGCAGTATCTCCGGCCCGAGATCATCGGTTTTGTGCTTGGGGCATTGATTGCCGCCTATCTGGCCAAGGAGTTTCGTCCACGCGTGGGCTCGGCGCCCATTGTTCGTTTTGTGTTGGGAGCTTTCGCGATGATCGGGGCCCTGGTTTTCCTCGGTTGCCCCTGGAGGGCGGCGCTGCGATTGGCGGGCGGCGACGGCAACGCGTTGCTGGGGCTTGCCGGCCTGACGTTCGGCATCTGGATCGGCACCCTGCTGTTGAAACGGGGGTACACTCTCGGCCGGACCCACTCGACGCACGCGGCCGTGGGCTGGATCATGCCGCTGATCATGCTCGGTTTCCTTGCCTTGCTGCTGATCGCGCCACAACCCGAAGGTCAGGCGAAAAGTGAGTTTCTCTTCTACAGCCTGAAGGGACCAGGTTCCATGCACGCACCGCTATGGGTCTCGCTTGCCATCGGCGTGGGCATCGGCATCCTTGCCCAGAGAAGCCGTTTTTGCACCATGGGCGCCATTCGCGACGGCCTGCTGTTTGGCCATACCCACTTGCTCAGTGGTTTTGTCAGTCTCATCTTTTTTGCGTGGGTCACCAACATGCTTCTCGGCCAGTTCCATCCGGGCTTTACCGGGCAGCCGATAGCGCACAATCAGCATGTGTGGAACTTTGCCGGCATGAGCTTGGCCGGTCTCGCGTTTTCCCTGGCCGGCGGCTGCCCGGGGCGGCAACTCTTTCTCGCCGGCGAAGGGGATGGCGACGCGGCCGTTTTCGTTTTGGGCATGATTGTCGGCGCGGGCTTTGCCCATAATTTCGGACTGGCCAGCACCCCGAACGGTATCGGCCCCCATGGGATCGCGGCGGTGGTGGTCGGGCTGGCGGTGTGCCTGTTCATCGGCTTGACCATGCGAAACAAGAACGCGTAA
- a CDS encoding selenium metabolism-associated LysR family transcriptional regulator, with protein sequence MDIRKLDAFCKVVELRSFTKAAQAVQLSQPTVSDHIRNLEEELGQKLVDRLGREVEPTPVGQLLYSYATRMLRLQQEAVEAIVHYSGQFVGNLLIGASSIPGTYILPAIVGMFHQQYPQIKTIVHVSGSRAIAKKVLDGEYDLGLVGGIWNERGLEWQALFHDTLVLITQPGSALIDRQPIPVSELLAQPFVLREQGSGTRKNIAHILENKGYKESDLREVAQFGSNEAVKEAVKAGVGISMLSRRSVRAELERGSLVALSVKDVSGERPFSLVTRKNKALHPAASAFVKHLRTQAEREGGASRTD encoded by the coding sequence ATGGACATCCGAAAACTTGACGCATTTTGCAAGGTCGTCGAGCTGCGAAGTTTTACCAAGGCCGCTCAGGCGGTGCAGCTTTCGCAACCGACGGTGAGCGATCATATCCGGAATCTCGAGGAGGAACTCGGCCAAAAATTGGTCGATCGCCTTGGCCGGGAGGTGGAACCAACCCCGGTCGGACAGCTTCTGTACAGCTATGCCACCCGAATGCTCCGCCTGCAGCAGGAGGCCGTGGAGGCCATTGTTCACTATAGCGGGCAGTTTGTCGGCAATTTGCTCATCGGTGCCAGCAGTATTCCCGGAACCTATATTCTCCCCGCAATCGTCGGCATGTTTCACCAGCAGTATCCGCAAATCAAAACCATCGTGCATGTCAGCGGCTCACGGGCCATCGCGAAAAAAGTGCTTGATGGCGAATATGACCTTGGCTTGGTCGGGGGAATTTGGAACGAGCGCGGTCTCGAATGGCAGGCGCTTTTTCACGACACCCTTGTTCTGATCACCCAGCCGGGCAGCGCCCTGATCGACCGACAACCGATTCCTGTCAGCGAGTTGCTGGCCCAGCCCTTTGTTCTCAGGGAGCAAGGCTCGGGGACCCGGAAGAATATCGCCCACATTCTCGAAAACAAGGGATACAAGGAGTCCGACCTGCGGGAGGTGGCGCAATTCGGCTCCAATGAGGCGGTCAAGGAGGCGGTCAAGGCCGGAGTGGGAATTTCGATGCTCTCGCGCCGGTCCGTGCGGGCGGAGTTGGAGCGCGGCTCGCTGGTCGCCCTTTCCGTGAAGGATGTTTCGGGCGAACGCCCCTTTTCTCTCGTCACCCGCAAAAACAAAGCGCTTCACCCCGCCGCTTCTGCCTTTGTCAAGCATCTGCGGACACAAGCGGAGCGGGAAGGCGGGGCCTCCCGCACGGATTGA
- the norR gene encoding nitric oxide reductase transcriptional regulator NorR gives MKLLETLSIIAHDLTAVLGAEDRYQRLLEALHLAIPYDSAALLRLENDTLAPIAAKGLKPKAMARVFRRKDHPRLDIICGSSQPTLFSSDSKLPDPFDGLLDIDLESVHHIHACLGCPLLMREQLVGVLVFDAIDSTAFRHLPKQYVQVIASLTSAQIQTVELFSALEKEAERQGLLASDLMRDIQQQRGHEILGASAHIKRLRQEIELVAKSDFTILILGETGVGKELVARSVHNHSRRRDKPMLYLNCAALPTALAESELFGHVKGAFTGAVSDRTGKFALADGGTLFLDEIGELPLDVQAKLLRTIQEGEIQRVGSEKIQHVDVRLITATNRDLEQEVAAGTFRADLYHRLNVYPINVAPLRERREDVPLLADFFAEKARINLGLHQVRISEEALDLLTRYAWPGNVRELDNVISRSVLKASATQLGGKEVTVTPAFVSGDLNVQAPLTRSALEPVLAIGRQGISLKAVVKAYEIRLIKETLERNQGNWAAAARELGMNRSNLHNLATRLGIRKKGTGR, from the coding sequence ATGAAACTGCTGGAAACGCTTTCAATCATCGCCCATGACCTGACCGCGGTCTTGGGTGCCGAGGATCGTTACCAAAGGCTGCTGGAAGCGCTCCATCTTGCCATCCCCTACGATTCCGCCGCCCTGCTCCGGCTCGAAAACGACACCTTGGCCCCCATTGCCGCGAAGGGATTGAAACCAAAGGCCATGGCCAGGGTTTTCCGGCGCAAGGATCACCCACGGCTGGACATCATCTGCGGATCCAGTCAACCGACGTTGTTCTCCAGCGACAGCAAACTCCCGGATCCGTTTGACGGACTGCTGGATATCGACCTGGAATCCGTCCACCACATTCATGCCTGCCTCGGCTGTCCGCTGCTGATGCGCGAGCAATTGGTCGGCGTGCTGGTGTTTGATGCCATTGACTCCACGGCGTTCAGGCACCTCCCCAAACAGTACGTCCAGGTCATCGCCTCGTTGACCAGCGCCCAGATCCAGACGGTCGAACTGTTCAGCGCCCTGGAAAAGGAAGCGGAACGGCAAGGCTTGCTGGCCTCTGACCTGATGCGCGACATCCAGCAACAGAGGGGCCACGAGATTCTTGGCGCCAGCGCGCACATCAAACGCTTGCGGCAGGAGATCGAACTTGTCGCCAAATCCGATTTCACCATCCTGATTCTCGGAGAGACGGGCGTCGGCAAAGAGCTGGTCGCCAGATCGGTGCACAACCATTCCCGCCGCCGGGACAAGCCGATGCTCTACCTGAATTGCGCCGCCCTGCCCACTGCCCTTGCCGAAAGCGAGCTCTTTGGCCATGTCAAGGGCGCATTCACCGGAGCGGTCTCGGACAGGACCGGAAAGTTTGCCCTGGCGGATGGGGGGACGCTTTTTCTCGACGAAATCGGCGAACTGCCGCTCGACGTGCAGGCCAAGCTGCTCAGAACGATCCAGGAGGGCGAAATTCAGCGGGTTGGTTCCGAAAAGATTCAGCACGTCGATGTCCGCTTGATCACCGCCACCAACCGGGATCTCGAGCAGGAGGTGGCCGCCGGCACCTTTCGAGCCGATCTCTATCACCGCTTGAATGTCTACCCCATCAACGTGGCGCCTCTGAGGGAACGGCGCGAGGACGTTCCCCTGCTCGCTGATTTTTTTGCCGAAAAAGCGCGAATCAATCTGGGCCTGCATCAGGTGCGGATCAGCGAGGAGGCGCTGGACCTGCTGACGCGCTACGCCTGGCCAGGCAATGTTCGCGAATTGGACAACGTCATTTCCCGATCCGTGCTCAAGGCGTCCGCCACGCAACTCGGCGGCAAGGAGGTGACGGTCACCCCGGCCTTTGTCAGCGGCGACCTCAACGTGCAGGCTCCCTTGACCCGGAGTGCCCTCGAACCAGTTCTGGCCATCGGGCGCCAGGGGATCTCCCTGAAGGCTGTGGTCAAGGCCTACGAGATTCGACTCATCAAAGAAACTCTGGAAAGAAACCAAGGGAATTGGGCCGCAGCGGCCCGGGAACTGGGCATGAACAGGAGCAATCTGCACAATCTGGCGACCAGACTGGGCATACGAAAAAAGGGTACGGGACGCTGA
- a CDS encoding cupin domain-containing protein, which produces MKTIQLDTTNEFSAGAMKRFFLVEDSPFFKIINFNLDAGVTFPVHAHDLDGDLSILVLAGEGYFLDGEGQKIPAKAGDLLISQIREPHGVEATTKMRLLVTIAPPI; this is translated from the coding sequence ATGAAGACCATACAACTCGATACCACCAACGAATTCAGTGCGGGGGCCATGAAACGGTTTTTTCTCGTTGAAGATTCCCCCTTTTTCAAAATCATCAACTTCAATCTCGATGCGGGCGTCACCTTTCCGGTACACGCGCACGACCTGGACGGCGATCTGTCCATCCTCGTCTTGGCAGGCGAAGGGTATTTTCTGGATGGCGAAGGGCAAAAAATCCCGGCCAAGGCCGGAGACCTGCTTATCTCGCAGATCCGCGAACCGCACGGGGTCGAGGCGACCACCAAAATGCGGCTGCTGGTCACCATCGCGCCGCCGATTTGA
- a CDS encoding DUF438 domain-containing protein has product MLLTKDTTIYTLSQEYPFLINALAEHNKTFEKLKNPMLRQTIGRMATIEKAASMGNEGVLELMLFIAGTIMATTGTPIELSPPAVQASGGGTGNLSRERRLTALKEIIRELHDGAELSRLQKKFAQTVGDISPEEIASLEQSLVNEGLPESEIKKMCHLHAALFHNALEGQELPSMPPGHPVHTYMEENAQARAVIAEIKQELDKAGEEAGETVWSFVVGHLRLLAEELAAIQTHYVRKENQLFPLLEQHDLAAPGKVMWEVHDDIRRQLRHAQALLAGKERMAARAALLDLVAAVEDMIHKEERILFPMALQVLTDDDWRRCRLGEEEIGFAFAVTPGSEWTAVGTVSAAANAGLVDLATGQLSPEVVDAMLRNLPVDISFVDADDKVAYYSDSSHRIFPRSPGVIGRDVKNCHPPKSLHMVTEILEAFKRGERKKAEFWLEIGGKFIHIQYLALWDEQGRYLGCLEVGQDATHVRALQGQRRLLEWE; this is encoded by the coding sequence ATGTTACTGACCAAAGACACGACCATCTATACCTTGTCGCAAGAATATCCTTTTTTGATCAATGCGTTGGCCGAGCACAACAAAACCTTTGAAAAGCTGAAAAATCCGATGCTTCGCCAGACCATTGGACGGATGGCCACCATCGAAAAGGCCGCGTCCATGGGGAACGAGGGCGTTCTCGAACTGATGCTCTTTATCGCCGGCACGATCATGGCGACCACCGGCACGCCCATCGAACTCTCTCCGCCCGCTGTTCAGGCGTCTGGGGGGGGAACGGGTAACCTGTCCAGGGAGCGGCGCTTGACGGCGCTCAAGGAGATTATCCGAGAATTGCACGATGGTGCCGAGCTCTCGCGGTTGCAGAAGAAATTTGCCCAAACCGTCGGCGACATCAGCCCGGAAGAGATCGCCTCCCTGGAGCAGTCGCTGGTCAATGAGGGGTTGCCGGAATCGGAAATCAAGAAAATGTGCCACCTGCACGCGGCGTTGTTCCACAACGCGCTGGAGGGGCAAGAGCTGCCGTCCATGCCGCCAGGACATCCCGTGCACACCTATATGGAGGAAAATGCACAGGCAAGAGCGGTGATCGCCGAAATCAAGCAGGAACTCGACAAGGCCGGCGAGGAAGCGGGGGAAACCGTATGGTCCTTTGTTGTTGGCCATCTCCGCTTGCTCGCAGAAGAATTGGCGGCAATACAGACCCATTATGTGCGCAAGGAAAATCAACTTTTCCCGCTGCTCGAACAGCACGATCTGGCTGCTCCGGGGAAAGTGATGTGGGAAGTGCACGATGACATTCGCCGTCAACTCCGCCATGCCCAAGCGTTGCTGGCTGGCAAGGAACGAATGGCGGCCCGGGCGGCCCTGTTGGACCTTGTGGCAGCGGTGGAGGACATGATCCATAAGGAAGAGCGCATCCTTTTCCCCATGGCTCTGCAAGTGTTGACCGATGACGATTGGCGGCGCTGCCGGCTGGGCGAGGAAGAAATCGGATTCGCCTTTGCGGTGACCCCCGGCAGCGAATGGACCGCCGTCGGCACGGTGTCCGCCGCAGCCAATGCGGGGTTGGTCGATCTGGCCACGGGCCAGCTTTCCCCTGAGGTGGTCGATGCCATGCTCCGTAACCTGCCGGTTGATATCAGTTTTGTCGACGCCGATGACAAGGTCGCTTATTATTCGGACAGTAGCCATCGCATTTTTCCCAGAAGCCCCGGCGTCATTGGTCGGGACGTCAAGAACTGTCATCCGCCGAAATCACTGCACATGGTGACCGAGATATTGGAGGCGTTCAAGAGAGGGGAACGGAAAAAAGCGGAATTTTGGCTGGAAATTGGCGGGAAATTTATTCATATCCAATATCTGGCGTTGTGGGATGAGCAAGGCCGGTATCTGGGGTGCCTGGAGGTCGGACAGGATGCCACCCATGTGCGAGCCCTGCAGGGACAGCGCCGTCTGCTGGAGTGGGAATGA
- a CDS encoding ferredoxin produces MAQEVQIDQDECLGCEACVEICPAVFAFDDSRGKAFVKNDANADEECVDEAIGSCPAGCISKE; encoded by the coding sequence ATGGCACAGGAAGTACAGATCGATCAGGACGAGTGTTTGGGATGCGAGGCATGTGTTGAAATCTGCCCAGCTGTTTTTGCCTTTGATGACTCGAGAGGCAAAGCGTTCGTGAAAAACGATGCCAACGCCGACGAGGAATGCGTCGATGAAGCCATTGGCTCCTGCCCGGCTGGGTGTATCAGCAAAGAATGA
- a CDS encoding GreA/GreB family elongation factor, which yields MSSKTIFITEKDKKRIEQLLLFCDCFTGQERKYIRKLHYDMSQGHVVSAGEMPSNVVTTHSWVVLCDLSDGEVFGLTLVFPEEVDSQGNRVSILSSIGAALIGRQKGDTIAYSTPSGIRRCLITTICQSPEPCVKPP from the coding sequence TTGTCGAGCAAAACAATTTTTATTACTGAAAAAGACAAAAAACGAATTGAACAACTGCTGCTCTTCTGTGATTGCTTCACGGGACAGGAGAGAAAATATATCCGTAAATTGCATTACGATATGAGCCAAGGACATGTGGTCAGCGCCGGGGAAATGCCGTCCAATGTTGTCACCACCCATTCTTGGGTGGTGCTGTGCGATCTTTCCGATGGCGAGGTGTTTGGCTTGACCCTGGTCTTTCCCGAAGAGGTTGATTCACAAGGGAACAGAGTGTCCATCCTGAGCTCGATTGGAGCTGCGCTTATCGGGCGGCAAAAGGGGGATACCATAGCCTATTCAACCCCTTCCGGTATCCGCAGATGTCTCATTACGACCATTTGTCAATCGCCAGAACCATGCGTCAAGCCCCCGTAG
- a CDS encoding sensor histidine kinase: MKQLESARLQRMLAVGIFIVSVVPLTLFACGSIGYVKTLSVREVEATAQQRVAHGARELSTYLRGKVTLLSTLINLHPIEHLREVETFASLLQMVNDNGRDSDIIALQLLAIDGSLLAHAGSSHEEDSRRDYKEAQWFNQVLMGGVAVSDVFVDQRGASNFIIALSDRRKTCVLRATINPLLLEAMLGRIQTTPNNEAYLLSVNGAHPAAGLKKQGHLNAIEHRMLKNYQQINVVQDKEFLYTSKWFNDSNWKLFLKTHFGTSLDGYYTYRNLAIYVVLVLSACSMLFSMIISRVIVRWIEKRDQQQKLLYSQLVHVEIIANIARIAASVAKDIGGPLQQIQKQADRVVKLHLQEETRYTNRYQNNQDALEKIQIHARCIRTIIDRLARFSQKIDSEYDIQLNWILREFLSFYEKEAEDRNIAINLHFDEQLPTIRTDGTQVQRLILDLIENALDAVGSDGQIDIITYCKSGEVCVQISDSGPGITSERMERLWQPFVVSRGASKGMGLNLSMYSNIVYTLGGKISTKDRPQGGMIVTLSLPVRG; this comes from the coding sequence ATGAAACAACTTGAGTCGGCCCGGCTACAACGGATGCTTGCGGTTGGGATCTTCATCGTCAGCGTTGTCCCCCTTACCCTCTTTGCGTGCGGTTCCATTGGCTATGTCAAGACGCTTTCGGTCAGAGAAGTGGAGGCAACCGCCCAACAACGAGTTGCGCATGGTGCCAGAGAGCTATCCACCTATCTGCGGGGCAAGGTTACCCTCCTCTCCACCCTGATCAATCTCCACCCGATCGAACACCTGCGAGAGGTGGAAACTTTCGCGAGCCTGCTTCAGATGGTCAACGATAACGGTCGCGATAGTGATATTATTGCTCTGCAACTGCTCGCCATCGATGGCAGCCTACTGGCCCATGCGGGATCGAGCCATGAGGAGGACTCGCGCAGGGACTATAAAGAGGCGCAATGGTTTAACCAGGTGTTGATGGGCGGTGTGGCTGTCAGCGATGTCTTTGTTGATCAGCGTGGTGCCTCAAATTTTATTATTGCATTGAGCGACCGACGCAAAACCTGTGTATTACGGGCGACCATCAACCCACTCCTGTTAGAAGCCATGCTCGGACGCATCCAAACAACCCCGAACAACGAAGCGTATCTTCTCAGTGTCAACGGAGCGCACCCGGCAGCGGGTCTCAAGAAGCAGGGGCATCTCAATGCCATTGAGCACCGCATGCTCAAGAATTACCAACAAATAAACGTCGTCCAAGACAAGGAATTCCTCTATACCAGCAAATGGTTTAACGATAGCAACTGGAAACTTTTTCTTAAAACGCATTTCGGCACTTCTCTCGACGGATATTATACCTATCGGAACTTGGCGATCTACGTTGTTTTGGTATTATCGGCATGTTCCATGCTTTTCTCGATGATCATAAGCCGAGTCATCGTCAGGTGGATTGAAAAGCGGGACCAGCAACAAAAATTGCTATACAGTCAATTGGTTCATGTTGAGATAATAGCTAATATTGCTCGAATTGCAGCGAGCGTTGCCAAAGATATCGGCGGCCCCCTCCAACAGATACAAAAACAAGCGGATAGGGTCGTGAAGCTCCACCTTCAGGAGGAAACACGGTACACCAATCGCTACCAGAACAATCAGGATGCCTTGGAAAAAATCCAAATCCACGCGCGTTGCATAAGGACAATCATTGATAGGCTTGCCCGTTTCTCGCAAAAAATCGATTCAGAATACGACATTCAACTCAACTGGATACTTCGAGAATTCCTTTCCTTTTATGAAAAAGAGGCGGAGGATAGGAATATTGCCATTAATCTGCACTTTGACGAACAACTACCCACTATCAGGACCGATGGCACACAAGTACAACGACTGATCCTGGACCTGATCGAAAACGCACTGGATGCGGTAGGGAGTGATGGTCAGATCGACATCATCACCTATTGCAAATCAGGAGAGGTATGCGTTCAAATTTCCGATAGTGGCCCGGGGATAACTTCAGAAAGAATGGAAAGATTGTGGCAGCCATTTGTTGTGTCCAGAGGCGCAAGCAAGGGAATGGGGCTCAATCTGTCCATGTACAGTAACATTGTCTACACATTGGGAGGAAAAATTTCGACCAAGGACAGACCGCAGGGAGGCATGATTGTCACCCTCAGCCTTCCGGTACGAGGTTGA
- a CDS encoding lipid II:glycine glycyltransferase FemX, which translates to MYLTLEPKSPQELYPTDILFQSRYWSEVKTRLGWKTYAFEIDAPRSNKDMLVIVKSFGPDAVAAYVPQGPEFVPAKEEYGSYLEALSESVIKQVDANITFIRYDLPWESPYANEMQWQNWRDFPESRIREMRMNFGTTRWNLRKAPVDVTVANTCVIDLDGEEDHLLSRMKPKTRYNIRLAERKGVRVQLAPVDKLPIFYQLYCQTAQRNGFHPSDYQYFSALFSEKGKQSSMPEIILLLATHQRDALAGAIIALSEKRALFLHGASSNHKREFMAPYAMHWKAILYAQARQCHSYDMGAISPSDDPGHSFYGMYRFKTGFGGRIVHNSGSWDYPISEDVYRNFRNWEMVLSQHEAGFRGL; encoded by the coding sequence GTGTATCTGACCCTTGAACCGAAGTCACCACAAGAACTGTACCCGACTGACATTTTATTCCAAAGCAGGTATTGGAGCGAGGTCAAGACTCGACTGGGATGGAAAACCTATGCCTTTGAAATAGATGCTCCACGGTCCAACAAAGACATGTTGGTGATTGTCAAATCCTTTGGACCCGATGCAGTCGCCGCCTATGTGCCCCAAGGACCGGAATTTGTTCCTGCCAAGGAGGAATATGGTTCTTACCTGGAAGCGCTGTCGGAATCAGTGATAAAACAGGTGGACGCGAACATAACTTTTATACGTTACGATCTTCCATGGGAATCACCGTACGCCAACGAAATGCAGTGGCAGAACTGGCGGGATTTTCCTGAGTCCCGGATTCGGGAGATGCGAATGAATTTTGGGACAACGCGCTGGAATCTCAGGAAAGCACCGGTTGATGTGACGGTTGCCAACACCTGTGTCATCGATCTCGATGGTGAAGAGGACCATCTGTTATCGCGCATGAAACCGAAAACACGTTACAATATTAGGCTGGCGGAGCGAAAGGGGGTACGCGTGCAGCTCGCCCCGGTTGATAAACTGCCGATATTTTACCAGTTGTATTGTCAAACGGCACAGCGCAACGGTTTTCACCCCAGCGATTATCAATATTTTTCCGCTCTATTCTCGGAAAAAGGAAAACAAAGCTCCATGCCGGAAATTATTCTCTTGTTGGCGACGCATCAGCGGGATGCCCTCGCTGGGGCAATCATTGCCTTGTCGGAGAAAAGAGCTCTGTTTCTTCACGGTGCCTCATCCAACCACAAACGGGAGTTCATGGCCCCGTACGCAATGCATTGGAAAGCGATCCTGTATGCTCAAGCTCGGCAATGTCACTCCTACGATATGGGAGCGATCTCACCCAGCGACGATCCCGGCCATTCGTTTTATGGAATGTATCGGTTCAAAACCGGTTTTGGCGGCCGCATCGTGCACAACAGCGGTTCCTGGGACTACCCCATCTCAGAAGATGTCTATCGAAACTTCAGAAACTGGGAAATGGTTCTGTCGCAACACGAAGCAGGGTTTAGGGGACTTTAA
- a CDS encoding sensor histidine kinase — protein MQDKVLLEERAKLIERNKELSCLYEIAKIVAHTETTVAQVLQAIVDVVPSAFQFPNQVYARIVIDNRVFMTEGFSESDYVIRDNLQMARPSHGVIEVFYHRRDGAELEGEDGFFPEERKLLQAIAHQVSLMINIKLANEQRSQLEDQLRHADRLAKVGQLTAGVAHELNEPLASILGFAQLATKKIDAPVHVARYLDKIIQSTLHAREIIKKMMLFSSPVPNHKAKIDLNAVLAEGMAFIEPRFAKVDIQFKSTFDPELPPILADASQITQVLINLVINAIHAMDSMGTLTLRTARAGRLVQMVVQDNGIGMDQQTLEQIFLPFFTTKDLDHGTGLGLSVVHGIVSAHDGTIDVKSEIGNGTTFTITFPTYKGKDQ, from the coding sequence ATGCAAGATAAAGTATTGCTGGAAGAACGAGCGAAGTTGATCGAACGGAACAAGGAACTTTCTTGCCTGTATGAAATTGCCAAGATCGTTGCTCATACGGAAACCACGGTTGCGCAGGTTTTGCAGGCGATAGTTGACGTGGTGCCTTCGGCATTCCAGTTCCCCAATCAAGTTTATGCACGAATCGTCATCGATAACAGGGTATTCATGACTGAAGGATTTTCGGAATCCGATTATGTGATCCGTGACAACCTCCAGATGGCCCGCCCTTCACACGGTGTCATAGAGGTTTTTTACCATAGACGGGACGGGGCCGAACTGGAGGGAGAGGATGGATTCTTCCCTGAGGAGCGCAAATTGTTGCAGGCTATAGCCCACCAGGTTTCCCTGATGATCAATATCAAGCTGGCCAACGAACAACGATCTCAATTGGAGGATCAACTGCGACATGCTGATCGCCTTGCAAAGGTGGGACAGTTGACGGCAGGGGTGGCTCATGAGCTCAACGAACCGCTGGCCAGCATTTTGGGGTTCGCCCAGTTGGCGACGAAAAAAATCGACGCGCCGGTCCACGTGGCCCGCTACCTCGACAAGATCATTCAGTCCACGCTCCACGCCAGGGAAATCATTAAGAAAATGATGTTGTTCAGTAGTCCTGTGCCGAATCACAAGGCCAAAATAGATCTCAACGCAGTACTTGCCGAGGGGATGGCCTTCATCGAGCCCCGTTTCGCAAAGGTTGACATTCAGTTCAAGTCAACCTTTGATCCAGAACTGCCACCCATCCTGGCGGATGCATCGCAGATCACTCAAGTATTGATCAACCTCGTGATCAATGCCATCCACGCCATGGACAGCATGGGGACGCTCACCTTGCGTACAGCCCGTGCTGGCCGGTTGGTGCAGATGGTCGTGCAGGATAATGGCATCGGTATGGACCAACAGACGCTGGAACAAATCTTCCTGCCCTTTTTCACCACGAAGGATTTAGATCATGGAACAGGTCTGGGGCTGTCGGTGGTTCACGGGATTGTCTCGGCTCACGATGGCACGATCGACGTGAAGAGCGAGATCGGGAACGGGACAACCTTTACGATCACTTTTCCAACGTATAAGGGCAAGGACCAGTAG